From the genome of Bombyx mori chromosome 7, ASM3026992v2:
ATCAAACATAAGTTTTACTTTTATCTGTTTTACTGCATCGATTCCTATTTTAAACTGCATTTGCCCAAACGACTGCACATTTGGTGTGTTAAGTAGTGGCTGAGCCCACAGTACTATGCGAGTCCTGCATTTCATCGTTAAAACTGTATGTTTTTACTAGAAATTGGTAGGACGTCTAGTgtgtccgcatgggtaggtaccaccaccccatctatttctgccgtgaagcagtaatgcgtttcggtttgaagggtggggcagccgttgtaactatactgagaccttagaactcatatcataaggtgggtggcggcatttacgttgtagatgtcttatgggttccggtaaccactaaacaccaggtgggccgtgaactcgtcttCTCTCCTTCtatttctccaccttatcccactaggtggggtcggcacagcaaatttttctcttccattctcttctattagccgtcatctcaacactcacttctctttctctcatatcgtcattcacacaccgtccatgtcttcttcggtcgacctcttccccctctaccttgcactaccatttccatacatctcctagtcatatgcatcttctctctacgcatcacatgtccataccacgttaaccgtccgctctttaatttgttgcttaccggggctactttcacacttcctctgaaatactcattctttatcttgttcATTCTTGTTACTCCACGCGTCCATTTCaatattcgcatctctgccgcctgcactcctctttcatgctttactttcgtcgcccaacattcatcacgacaggtctaatgatcgttttgtaaattttccctTGAGCTGAAGGGGCATTCTACGATCTGTTATATCCCTACATAGCATATAATAATGCTTAACAAACATCAACATCAGCTTTTattgtcatcaggtttgagccccgtgagcttacctactagttaaggtgacgctgatatagcctctcaaggctatcagcttaggtaggaaaaaaaaagcatttattcCCGATGATGAATTTTAGCTAGCTTTTTAAAGCAGTTCGGGTCAGAATTTTATCTGAGTGGGACGTATACCGAATTTTCCCTACTTTCCCTATAAATAACATAACCTTAGTCGAGGGGAgtattaaaagtgttttttaaaaagaagttccTAGTTTCAATTCTAACAGATTGCGTGCTGTTGCAGATAGCCGTTTCACCCAACCGGCGTTTATTCGATTTGTTACGTCCCGGTCTATGTTGGCGTTGTTTTGTAGTCTCCAGAACGACGGCCGTGAGCctctacccatttaagcaatatttttttgacgtgacaacgtcttataattcgatggagcctgctgcacgcacgaaaaaacatgactcatgcggcgttacctcgctctgcggcgttccatttaaggcttaaagtgcaagcgagagcgcgcaacgagcgacaaagaggcacaatcggcctccgcgttcggcagcgttcgacatctgtctctctcctacttgagtgagcgatgcatccgcgtggacagctgatatacaataatacatttacatgttttcgtcaagtatgaagttcagtgaaaagtgaaagtggtgtcaattgtttatagcaacgataattgcaataattgaaaaatgaaaccattccatcagtattttcttatgacgttgtcacgttcaactatcgtcagtaaaccgactttacagacaaccgattttttttttcttttcagacAAAGAGAACGTGTACCTGCCTTTATCGGACAAGTCTACGTACATTCCGTTCCACGAGGCGGAGGACTCCAACGCCACCGAGGTCAGCGACAAGGTGAAGAAGGTGCGGTCGTGGTTATTCGACATCCTCACGTGCTTCACGCTGGCTTTGGCGTTAGTCTTGTTAATATTCCCTTTCTATGCGAGGTACGTTTTATGTTTAGGTTACGTCAATTTTAACGTGTATACACGACTTTAATACCTGAAGACGTTTTATGGGGTGCCTTGtggtcgttctcgtcgaacccgtcgcttgcgacaaagggctcgacgagtaaattagccctcagacacagcccactgagtttctcgccggatcttctcaatgggtcgcgtttccgatccgttgctagattctgcgaagcacggctcttgctagggttcgtgttagcaacgtcgtcaggtttgagccccgtgagttcacctactagttaaggcgacgctgatatagcctctcaaggaaaAAAAGGCAGGTAGGTAGCGATTCATGAAGGTATTCATTCATTAATGATTCATGAAGATTCATGAAGTAGCGATGAATACGTATCTAATACGTTCAAGAATGGTTTCCACAATCGAGGAATGTAGCGAATGAAAAAAACATGGAATTAGTGTCACTGTTGGTAACACGGTACGCATTGCAAAACCGCACGGATTGGTACCACGATTCTACTTATTTGTGCGACAGTAATGTATTCCAGTTTGGAGGATGCGATTGAGACTTCGATGTCCTCAAAGATGGAGACGTTTTAACAACGAAACCTATAacgcatttaataataattatttgctaTTTTACTCTGTCCCCGCGCCTATGGGGAACGGGGGGTAtctgggacttgacgatctgcaaggtgttgggagccgaccacgggcccaaggaattttagggccttACCCACTAAAAGAATCCCCTgtactcttcgcccaagcgtccgatcccctccgaggtcagaacccggatgaggtaggggggttaccgaaCTGCGAAACAACTAtagcaatgtttttttatttatttactagctgacccggcaaacgttgttttgccatgtatgttatttctaggaaacatttgtttagttcaataaaaataagtatctACTATAAGTGTGCGGGAATATATTTATTATCGAAagcgttatctatatattaatacgtgaagaaaaaactttgtaaccctttttacgaaaattgcgcgtacggaggcttatgaaatttctcacacttatagagaatacagtaAGGAGTATAAATAatgcttataatttttttaaatatgcattaattatacattaaatcaataaaaaaacattacacacactaccatgtatttaacacaaacagagtaaaatcagattttttattttaatttatgacaaaataaaaatattaatgaaaatcttgccaaaaaagttaaagtttataattaacaaataaaaaataggggttgatcgtagaggggtgaaaaattcagagtaatatgattttttttattctgtcataacaaaataaacacaaaattctagcaaaaaaataataatattaaattaattattaaataaaaattaattaaaattaattaattaaataaaaattaaattaattattaacaaataaaaaataagggttgatcgtagaaaaaaaagtctaaaaaataaatcaaaaataaaaaaaattaggggtggacccttaacatttagggggaagAAAAGTATATGTTGTTCGATTCTCCCCCCTGGCCGATATGctcgctaagattcacgaaaatcggtcgagccgctTCGGAtgagttcaatcacgcaccccgtaacacgagaattttatatattagattaagaTTCCACTATCTACGTGACACGTGGTTTTTTATAGATACAATTGTCAGGATGTAAATTTTCTACAGGATCCGAGTTATGATAACGAACGTCCCGCAAACTACGGTCAATGTAGTCTTCAACGAGGACATACCATCGGAGAAGGAGCTCGAAGCGAAAAGACCATCGAATCCCGAGTATCCCGGACGATATGAGAAGGACTTCACGACCGTGAGGCGCCTGGGGAGGGGCGGCTTCGGGGTCGTCTTCGAGGCGAGGAACAACATCGACAACTGTTCGTATGCCGTCAAGAGGATCACTCTGCCGAGGAAGTGAGTCTGCTGTCTGGGGCCTGGAGCACATGAGGCCGGACCGCACCGCATTGCATAACAAAACATCTACGTCGCTTACGTACAATCAATactctcctgcccttctcccagtcacggcgcaacatattttctccttccatactcttttatcatataccatttcttcgctcactctcttcttacacatatcgtctttcacgcaatccatcaatttcttcttaggtctacctcttcctctatatccttccgcattcatagttaatactctcttaccaacctcattttaatttcgtctcatcacatgtccataccatcccaaaacGCGCATTTTTCAGCTTCTCTGACATAGgagccactttcagacttcctctaacatattcattccgtattctatccattttcgttactccacacatccatcgcaacatttgcatctctgctgcatgcaattgCCGTGTCGCTAGTcgcaatttaatatatatatttattgccctttgtaggcagacgagcatacgacccacctaatggtgagcggttaccgtcgcctatgaacttcagcagtgccatggacagagtcaagccgctgcctaccattaagtactttcCACAAGATAGCGTTAGGGAAACACCGtgtaggggagctcattccaaagccggatggtaggtacgtggcaaaaaagacctctggaaacccactgtggatgaacgcagtggctccaggtggtATGGATCGCTCACTCCGTGCGATGCAATGCGATGCGCTGCGGCCTGTCGCGCCTGCAGTGTGCGCCACCCTTAACTGTGCAAGCCGCAGCTTCTTGCGTCTCTGGTATGGTTGATATTTGTCAGCGACCTTACTTACCGTCCGATGGAACGCTACTATGTCGgatttttataagaaaattataatCGTGCTCGTTAAGTCCAGTCTTCAGTcttcaatttaatttgtaaatgaaatttattcaggatttttactggtggtaggacgtcttacgagtccgcacgggtaggcaccaccgccctgcctatttctgccgtgaagtagtaatgcgtttcggtttgaagggtggggcagccgttgtaactatactgagaccttagaatttatatatcaaagtgggtggcgcatttacgttgaagatttctatggtctccagtgactacttaacaccaggtgggctatgagatcgTCCGCCCACccgtaagcaaaaaaaatatatcgaattTTTACTGATAGGGCATAATGTTAGTtggcacggctaggtaccaccaccccgcctgtttctatCGCGGAGCTGTGGTGGCGTTTGGTTAGGTAGCGTCGTACAGTGTGCGCCCGCACTAAGGCCGCTCGGTGCGCAGGAAGGAGCGGCACGAGCGCGTGCTGCGGGAGGCGCGCGCGCTCGCCAACCTCGAGCATCCGCACATTGTGCGATACTTCAACGCCTGGGTGCAGCCCTGCCTCGCCAGGTGAGCATTGTGTGCACATATCGACTGTCTATAATATTCTAGAACATTCAACAAATTCTCAAGAAATGGATCACTAAaatggcggatgaaaggcgattgtatgcagcagagatgcgaatgttgcgatggatgtgtggagtaacgagaatggatagaatgcggaatgaatatgttagaggaagtctgaaagtggcacctgtgacagagaagttgagaggtgcgcgtttgggatggtatggacatgtgatgagacgaaacgaaaatgaggttggtaagagagtgttaactatgaatgcggaaggatatagaggaagaggtagacctaagaagaaattgatggattgcgtgaaagacgatatgtgtaagaagagagtgagcgaagaaatggtatatgatagaagagtatggaaggagaaaacatgttgcaccgaccctagttgactgggagaagggcaggagaatgatgattcaAGAAATGTTCCCACAGTTATGATGTCAGTTTCTAACTATTtaacgacagatggcgttacttttattggcataataatataatatatgactACACATAAATTTTATGTCCAAATTGGTGACcaaatatgtctttttttttttatataatattgctTATTATTCATGCtcactaataatataattaaaaaaatatatattgacaGATTTTGGATGAAGAagaatttgattattttaattaacgaGTACCTATTGTGTGTtagaatttatatattattgtaactaatatcaatattttaattcgATCAGCCGCAGGTCGTCCGATTGCGAGGCGAACTCAATAAGTACGACGTGCAACACGCTCAGCCCTAAGGACGCGTCCGTCGAGCTCAAAAGTACCGCCAGCGACAACAGCTCCTTCGTCGTGTTCGCGCGCTCCGAGGGCGAAGCCCCACCGGACGGCGCCACCGGGGCCGCGCCTGAGCGTAACGACTCCACCGACAAGACGAGAGCCTCGTCCAAACGCGAGTCGAAGGACGACTTGGCTTCGTCGATGCGGAAGTCGCAAGGTGACGTGACGTCATCGACAGAGCAGACGGACTGCGGGCTGCGGCTGGAGCTCTACATACAGATGCAGCTCTGCGACCCGAACAGCCTCTACGACTGGCTGCGGAACAACCGCGACTGCCCCGACCGATACCAGCGGGTGCGTCCGCCACGATCGTTCGTTATAGCCGCGCCAATAAACAAACGAATCcaaaatggcgtctatgtacctgcactgacagatggtagggtcaacaaataaaaagaaagatagaaagaaaatataaccgcaaaattaatttgcgtaattactggtggtaggacctcttgtgagtccgcacgggtaggtaccaccgccccgcctatttctgccgtgaagcagtaatgcgtttcggtttgaagggcggggcagccgttgtaactatacttgagaccgtaagcttatatctcaaggttggtggcgcatttacgtcatagatatctataggctccagtaaccacttaacaaccaggtgggctgcgagctcgtccactcatctaagcaataacaaaaaaaaaacaaatgagaatgtACTTTACTTTGGTGCCCTGGCAGAGGGGaaggtgtaaaataaataacaaaataaccaCGAAATAACGaacaaattcaataaataacaaCAGAATTTGAGAGAAAACAGAGCGCGTCTGAGAACAAAGtcagaactgatattttttttgcatgcagtacgcgccgtgtgcgactaaagacagcaatagtttagagcGAGAGCGCAggatcgccgccgccattttcgattcaattctttattggcgcggcttatacattcgtttattaatacgctttcattagcttcagacgtgtaTGTGTGTtggtaacggaatctttgaacatgattttgtgaCCCCCTTcgaaaacgtcggattaactcgaaatttggtgtacttattaaggaccgatgacaatttaatattaaaaaaaattgttaaaattcaactaaaaaaggaaaaataaataatagtttaaaaaaactaacaaaatacgcttttatagaaaatccaactaaaaaatagaaaatacactatttgtaattcaaatttattaaaatagttttttaaactattatttattttaataatttattcaaaaaattaaacttGTGATTACAGTtcaaggaaaagaaaaaatacacacaTTCGTATTATATAAGAGTGTTTTTTGCAAGTATAAGATGTCAACATATGGCTCTGATGTCGAGAAATCAAGCGTAAAGCACGCATCTGTAGTAACCCTTTTATTTCTTTACTAACACtacataaattttaaacaatgtCTATCTAAAGAGTTCCCATCTCATCCCTAGAGAGATTTCCATCCCATCCCTAGAGAGATTCTCATAATATTGTGACAACATTatgagaagtcgtcgtggcctaaaggataagacgtccggtgcattcatatctagcgatgcaccggtgttcgaatcccgcaggcgggtaccaatttttgtaatgaaatacgtacctaacaaatgttcacgattgattttcacggtaaagaaataacatcgtgtaataaaaatcaaacccgcaaaattataatttgcgtaattactggtggtaggacctcttgtgagtccgcacgggtaggtaccacctccctgcctatttcagccgtgaagcagtaaggcgtttgggtttgaagggtggggcagccgttgtaactatacttgcgaccttagaacttatcacaaggtgggtgacgcatttacgtcgtagatgtctatgggctccagtagcccttaacaccaggtgggctgtgagctcgtccactcatctaagcaataaaaaaaacatattgtttcCAGGCGAAAGTGATATTCGGTCAGATCGTGTCTGCGGTCGAGTACGTCCACCTTGAGGGGCTGATCCACCGCGACCTCAAGCCCAGCAACATAATGTTCGCGCCCAACGGCCAGGTCAAGGTGGCGGACTTCGGGCTCGTGGCGTACATGCACGACGCGCCCGCActctgcggcgccgcccgcacGCCGCGCGCGCACCCGCAGCTCACGCACAGAGTCGGTGAGCAAGCCCATATGTGTCTATGTTGCCTTGtacatgtctataggctccggtaaccacttgctaaataaataattggaaaataaacaatataatattttaaaaaatagctaaaacaataaccgaatgtgtttccacaatcaaaatcacatacctataggtagaaagtgaacagagaagagaaatttagaaatttaagttacaaaaaaacaaaagcaacacaatacgcacatactattttgtacatcaacttacactataaaactataatactcatcggactaaatcaccttataaatatatataggtaaaCAGCAGGTTTGCTCTGCCTATactattgctgatgtccatgggcgacggtaattacTCACCGTCTGGTGGGCagtgtgctcgtctgcttaaaggggcaattaaaaaaaagacttcgCTTGTTCGTTCCTAATATTCAGCTTCATAGTATgtactatattaaaataatatcccCGCAAAACTATTCTGACGTGcaacgattattaatataaatattagtatataccggtggtaggacctcttatgagtccgcacgggtaggtaccaccacccgtctatttctgccgtgaagcagtaatgcgtttcggtttgaagggtagggcagccgttgtaacgttgtaacgattttttttaatttgcaacaCTAGCCGACTTatcctaataggtgtatggcatttaaagtcggtttactgacgatagttgaacgtgacaacgtcataaggaaatactgatggaatggtttcatttttcaattatcgcaattatcgttgctataaacaattgacaccacttTCACTTtccactgaacttcatacttgacgatcacatgtaaatgtattattgtatatcagctgtccacgcggatgcatcgctcactcaagtaggagagagacagatgtcgaacgctgccgaacgcggaggccgattgtgcctctttgtcgctcgttgcgcgctctcgcttgcacttcaagccttaaatggaacgcttCAGAGCGAAGTAACGCCGCATgaatcatgttttttcgtgcgtgcagccggctccattgaattataagacgtcacgtcaaaaaaaatacGTGTTCTCGTCCGCGTCTCAGGCACGGAAGTGTACATGTCGCCGGAGCAGCTGCAGCGGCGCCCGTACAGCTACAAGGTGGACATATACTCGCTCGGCCTCATCCTGCTCGAGCTGCTGCAGCCCTTCGGTACGGAGGCGGAGCGCGCCGCCTGCCTCACCAGGGTCCGGGACCAAGTCTACCCGGACAGCTTCGAAGATAAATACCCTAAAGAGGTGAGGAATATTGATTA
Proteins encoded in this window:
- the LOC101745567 gene encoding eukaryotic translation initiation factor 2-alpha kinase isoform X1; this encodes MLDQFGLMKILSTIIALSYLVCYLQAEDVPLQLPHCNLSKTKGSSLNNYVMVSTLDGRLTAFNLENGTKAWVVETPPLLSSNLASSEFSGENRVKLVPSLRGSLYTVHGSKIKRLPFNIHQLLSESFTESNNLITAGGHDILRIGIDTKTGRIIYKCNSNGCNNEQQTTETGGDVLVLTRQATAIRGLDPRTGIEKWNFSTAAHELQISRGECIGDRTVTESPVNMHVSMHNQLVTVLSGDLNKPLWEHKLDAPITDVWELYDGNLRNSLWQDSRSSNIMGQMLYVGDHQEQLYILDEFDHSQKDRSLMVVPYQSRKRFIILDKENVYLPLSDKSTYIPFHEAEDSNATEVSDKVKKVRSWLFDILTCFTLALALVLLIFPFYARIRVMITNVPQTTVNVVFNEDIPSEKELEAKRPSNPEYPGRYEKDFTTVRRLGRGGFGVVFEARNNIDNCSYAVKRITLPRKKERHERVLREARALANLEHPHIVRYFNAWVQPCLASRRSSDCEANSISTTCNTLSPKDASVELKSTASDNSSFVVFARSEGEAPPDGATGAAPERNDSTDKTRASSKRESKDDLASSMRKSQGDVTSSTEQTDCGLRLELYIQMQLCDPNSLYDWLRNNRDCPDRYQRAKVIFGQIVSAVEYVHLEGLIHRDLKPSNIMFAPNGQVKVADFGLVAYMHDAPALCGAARTPRAHPQLTHRVGTEVYMSPEQLQRRPYSYKVDIYSLGLILLELLQPFGTEAERAACLTRVRDQVYPDSFEDKYPKETAVLKLMLNPDPLLRPTASGVRARAPLFEATDEKYHFELPPRN
- the LOC101745567 gene encoding eukaryotic translation initiation factor 2-alpha kinase isoform X2, producing the protein MLDQFGLMKILSTIIALSYLVCYLQAEDVPLQLPHCNLSKTKGSSLNNYVMVSTLDGRLTAFNLENGTKAWVVETPPLLSSNLASSEFSGENRVKLVPSLRGSLYTVHGSKIKRLPFNIHQLLSESFTESNNLITAGGHDILRIGIDTKTGRIIYKCNSNGCNNEQQTTETGGDVLVLTRQATAIRGLDPRTGIEKWNFSTAAHELQISRGECIGDRTVTESPVNMHVSMHNQLVTVLSGDLNKPLWEHKLDAPITDVWELYDGNLRNSLWQDSRSSNIMGQMLYVGDHQEQLYILDEFDHSQKDRSLMVVPYQSRKRFIILDKENVYLPLSDKSTYIPFHEAEDSNATEVSDKVKKVRSWLFDILTCFTLALAIRVMITNVPQTTVNVVFNEDIPSEKELEAKRPSNPEYPGRYEKDFTTVRRLGRGGFGVVFEARNNIDNCSYAVKRITLPRKKERHERVLREARALANLEHPHIVRYFNAWVQPCLASRRSSDCEANSISTTCNTLSPKDASVELKSTASDNSSFVVFARSEGEAPPDGATGAAPERNDSTDKTRASSKRESKDDLASSMRKSQGDVTSSTEQTDCGLRLELYIQMQLCDPNSLYDWLRNNRDCPDRYQRAKVIFGQIVSAVEYVHLEGLIHRDLKPSNIMFAPNGQVKVADFGLVAYMHDAPALCGAARTPRAHPQLTHRVGTEVYMSPEQLQRRPYSYKVDIYSLGLILLELLQPFGTEAERAACLTRVRDQVYPDSFEDKYPKETAVLKLMLNPDPLLRPTASGVRARAPLFEATDEKYHFELPPRN